A genomic stretch from Cellulomonas sp. KRMCY2 includes:
- a CDS encoding SOS response-associated peptidase translates to MCGRYASFREAQDLADAFAVSAGTVAQDARLLPPSWNLAPTDPVRVVVEREPRPAEQGDAASGAPLETERSLRLARWGLVPGWAKDPSVGARMINARVESLVDKPAFRRALVARRCLVPAEGYYEWQKPEPDAPRAPKQPFWIHPQDGGILAFAGLYEFWRDRNRADDDPLRWLVTMTIVTGGAPADDPELAAIHDRRPVVLDPSRWDAWLDPLRQDATEAVDLLLRPAPPLVATPVSTAVNTVGNDGPELIEPMTAGDDRPA, encoded by the coding sequence ATGTGCGGACGCTATGCCTCGTTCCGGGAGGCCCAGGATCTCGCCGACGCCTTCGCGGTCTCGGCCGGCACCGTCGCGCAGGACGCGCGTCTGCTGCCACCCTCCTGGAACCTCGCCCCGACCGACCCGGTCCGGGTCGTCGTCGAGCGCGAGCCACGGCCCGCGGAGCAGGGCGACGCGGCGTCCGGTGCACCCCTCGAGACCGAGCGGTCCCTGCGGCTGGCACGCTGGGGCCTCGTCCCGGGCTGGGCCAAGGACCCATCGGTCGGCGCCCGCATGATCAACGCCCGGGTGGAGAGCCTGGTCGACAAGCCGGCCTTCCGCCGCGCGCTCGTCGCCCGCCGGTGCCTCGTCCCGGCCGAGGGCTACTACGAGTGGCAGAAGCCCGAGCCGGACGCGCCCCGGGCACCGAAGCAGCCGTTCTGGATCCACCCGCAGGACGGCGGCATCCTCGCGTTCGCCGGCCTGTACGAGTTCTGGCGCGACCGCAACCGGGCGGACGACGACCCGCTGCGCTGGCTCGTGACGATGACCATCGTCACCGGCGGCGCACCGGCCGACGACCCGGAGCTCGCGGCCATCCACGACCGTCGGCCGGTCGTCCTCGACCCGTCGCGCTGGGACGCCTGGCTCGATCCGCTCCGCCAGGACGCGACCGAGGCCGTCGACCTGCTGCTGCGCCCGGCACCACCGCTCGTCGCGACCCCGGTGTCGACGGCCGTCAACACGGTCGGCAACGACGGACCGGAGCTGATCGAGCCGATGACGGCCGGGGACGACCGCCCCGCGTGA
- a CDS encoding adenylate/guanylate cyclase domain-containing protein: MRADESAVPDGGPGDPPAAPPTSTLARIEAQLLGGPRTLTLAQVAERAGAEVDDVRLFWHALGLPMISPDAVAYTEYDAVVIAQIMTAQRENDVTKRTGVSIVRSVGHTTDRLVLWQVEALVEHMAERYALDDTSARLVLLDRLGDIAPLLELQLVHAWRRQVAAIAGRFAAEFADAGASTESDELPLARAVGFADIVAFTTRTAELGSHELAHFVQDFETGARDVVTAAGGRVVKTIGDAVLFVADDAVTGARVALGLAHAFGADVAPVRVGFVWGRVLSRFGDVFGPAVNLAARLTGEAEPGTVLVDGATASLLGAPTAGRRFALTELAEREVAGLGPMRPVRLTWAQEPATG; the protein is encoded by the coding sequence GTGCGTGCAGACGAGTCCGCGGTCCCCGACGGCGGGCCTGGCGACCCGCCGGCCGCGCCGCCGACGTCGACCCTCGCCCGCATCGAGGCCCAGCTGCTCGGCGGGCCCAGGACCCTGACGCTCGCGCAGGTCGCCGAACGGGCCGGTGCCGAGGTCGATGACGTCCGGCTGTTCTGGCACGCCCTCGGTCTGCCCATGATCTCGCCGGACGCCGTCGCGTACACCGAGTACGACGCGGTCGTCATCGCCCAGATCATGACGGCCCAGCGCGAGAACGACGTGACCAAGCGGACCGGGGTGTCGATCGTCCGGTCGGTCGGGCACACCACGGACCGGCTCGTCCTGTGGCAGGTCGAGGCGCTGGTCGAGCACATGGCCGAGCGGTACGCGCTGGACGACACCAGCGCACGCCTCGTGCTGCTGGACCGGCTCGGCGACATCGCGCCGTTGCTCGAGCTGCAGCTCGTGCACGCGTGGCGGCGCCAGGTGGCCGCGATCGCCGGCCGGTTCGCCGCGGAGTTCGCCGACGCCGGTGCGTCGACCGAGTCCGACGAGCTGCCGCTCGCCCGTGCTGTCGGGTTCGCCGACATCGTCGCCTTCACCACGCGCACGGCCGAGCTCGGCTCGCACGAGCTGGCGCACTTCGTGCAGGACTTCGAGACGGGCGCCCGGGACGTGGTCACCGCCGCGGGCGGTCGGGTCGTCAAGACGATCGGCGACGCGGTGCTCTTCGTCGCGGACGACGCCGTGACCGGTGCACGCGTCGCGCTCGGCCTGGCTCACGCGTTCGGCGCCGACGTCGCCCCGGTCCGGGTCGGCTTCGTCTGGGGCCGGGTGCTCTCGCGGTTCGGCGACGTCTTCGGCCCGGCGGTCAACCTCGCGGCCCGGCTCACGGGCGAGGCGGAGCCCGGCACCGTCCTGGTGGACGGCGCGACGGCGAGCCTGCTCGGCGCGCCCACAGCCGGTCGGCGGTTCGCGCTCACCGAGCTCGCCGAACGGGAGGTCGCGGGCCTCGGCCCGATGCGCCCGGTCCGGCTGACCTGGGCGCAGGAGCCCGCGACGGGCTGA
- a CDS encoding biotin--[acetyl-CoA-carboxylase] ligase codes for MDAPLDVAAVTAALAAATRDRVGRVVVVPRTASTSTDVLEALLADPTAWPDRSVLVADHQTAGRGRAGRTWSTPARAALTASVLLRPPVRLDRFGWVPLLAGLAVVRALGDVAGVRAVVKWPNDVLVAAPDGSSVPGWGAWRKVAGVLGDLVATASGPAVVVGIGVNVSQRDGELPVPSASSLALAGHGGVDRTTLLAAIVGRLVALDERWRDAGGDARAAGLADECSAVCSTLGARVRVELPGGGVLDGTASGLASDGGLEVTDADGRVTQVLAGDVSHVRSAGLA; via the coding sequence GTGGACGCACCGCTCGACGTCGCCGCCGTGACCGCCGCGCTCGCGGCCGCCACCCGCGACCGGGTCGGCCGGGTCGTCGTCGTGCCGAGGACCGCGTCGACCTCGACGGACGTGCTCGAGGCTCTCCTGGCCGACCCGACCGCGTGGCCGGACCGGTCGGTCCTCGTCGCCGATCACCAGACGGCGGGACGCGGCCGCGCCGGTCGCACCTGGAGCACACCGGCACGCGCGGCCCTGACTGCCTCCGTGCTGCTCCGGCCACCCGTCCGGCTGGACCGGTTCGGCTGGGTCCCGCTCCTGGCCGGGCTCGCCGTCGTCCGGGCGCTGGGTGACGTCGCCGGGGTGCGCGCGGTGGTCAAGTGGCCCAACGACGTGCTCGTGGCGGCTCCCGACGGGTCGTCGGTGCCGGGCTGGGGAGCGTGGCGCAAGGTGGCCGGGGTCCTCGGTGACCTGGTGGCGACGGCGTCCGGGCCGGCCGTCGTCGTGGGCATCGGCGTCAACGTCTCGCAGCGCGACGGCGAGCTGCCGGTGCCGAGCGCGTCGTCGCTCGCGCTCGCGGGCCACGGAGGCGTCGACCGGACGACCCTGCTGGCCGCGATCGTCGGCCGGCTGGTCGCACTGGACGAACGGTGGCGCGATGCCGGCGGTGACGCCCGGGCCGCCGGCCTGGCGGACGAGTGCTCGGCGGTGTGCTCGACGCTCGGCGCACGGGTGCGCGTCGAGCTGCCCGGCGGTGGTGTGCTCGACGGCACCGCAAGCGGGCTGGCGTCGGACGGCGGTCTCGAGGTGACCGATGCAGACGGCCGGGTCACCCAGGTGCTCGCCGGTGACGTGAGCCATGTGCGCAGCGCCGGACTAGCCTGA
- a CDS encoding acyl-CoA carboxylase subunit beta, which yields MTTAAKIADLAGRMAAAVEQPEEGAAAKQHPRGKKTARERIAALLDEGSFVELDAFVRHRSTAFGLDARRVPGDGVVTGYGTIEGRQVAIYSQDFTVFGGSLGEAHGQKITKVMDLALRTGVPLIGILDGGGARIQEGVGALTQFAEIFRRNVAASGVIPQVSLILGPSAGGAVYSPALTDFVVMADGTSNMFITGPDVIRAVTGEEVGFEELGGGLTHNARSGVAHYLGSDEDDAIDWVKALVGYLPSNNLAEPPVWEDEAELEITDADLELDLLVPDSDAQPYDMRTVVEHVLDHGDLLEVQPLYARNVLIAFGHVEGRPVGVVANQPLQMAGTLDINAAEKAARFVRTCDAFNIPVLTFVDVPGFLPGTDQEWNGIIRRGAKLIYAYAEATVPLVTVITRKAYGGAYIVMGSKQLGADVNLAWPTAQIAVMGAGGAVNILQRGALRAVADAGGDVEAERARLVAEYEDALVNPYEAADRGFVDAVIAPSATRVQVVRALRALRTKRASLPAKKHGNIPL from the coding sequence ATGACCACGGCAGCCAAGATCGCCGACCTGGCCGGCCGGATGGCGGCTGCCGTCGAGCAGCCCGAGGAGGGCGCCGCAGCCAAGCAGCATCCCCGCGGCAAGAAGACCGCGCGGGAGCGCATCGCCGCGCTGCTGGACGAGGGCAGCTTCGTCGAGCTGGACGCGTTCGTCCGGCACCGCTCGACGGCCTTCGGCCTCGACGCACGGCGGGTCCCCGGCGACGGCGTCGTGACCGGCTACGGCACGATCGAGGGTCGACAGGTCGCGATCTACAGCCAGGACTTCACGGTCTTCGGCGGTTCGCTCGGCGAGGCCCACGGCCAGAAGATCACCAAGGTGATGGACCTCGCGCTGCGCACCGGCGTGCCGTTGATCGGCATCCTCGACGGGGGTGGCGCGCGCATCCAGGAGGGGGTCGGTGCGCTGACCCAGTTCGCCGAGATCTTCCGGCGCAACGTCGCGGCGTCCGGCGTGATCCCGCAGGTCTCCCTGATCCTCGGCCCGAGCGCCGGGGGCGCCGTCTACTCCCCGGCCCTGACCGACTTCGTGGTGATGGCCGACGGCACCTCGAACATGTTCATCACCGGCCCGGACGTCATCCGCGCGGTCACCGGTGAGGAGGTCGGCTTCGAGGAGCTCGGCGGCGGCCTGACGCACAACGCCCGCTCCGGCGTCGCGCACTACCTCGGCAGCGACGAGGACGACGCGATCGACTGGGTCAAGGCGCTCGTCGGCTACCTGCCGTCGAACAACCTCGCCGAGCCGCCGGTGTGGGAGGACGAGGCCGAGCTCGAGATCACCGACGCCGACCTCGAGCTCGACCTGCTGGTGCCGGACTCGGACGCCCAGCCGTACGACATGCGGACAGTGGTCGAGCACGTGCTCGACCACGGCGACCTGCTCGAGGTGCAGCCGCTGTACGCCCGGAACGTGCTCATCGCGTTCGGGCACGTCGAGGGCCGGCCGGTCGGGGTGGTCGCCAACCAGCCGCTGCAGATGGCCGGGACGCTGGACATCAACGCGGCCGAGAAGGCCGCGCGCTTCGTGCGGACCTGCGACGCGTTCAACATCCCGGTGCTGACCTTCGTCGACGTCCCGGGCTTCCTGCCGGGCACCGACCAGGAGTGGAACGGGATCATCCGCCGCGGCGCGAAGCTCATCTACGCCTATGCCGAGGCCACCGTGCCGCTGGTCACGGTGATCACCCGCAAGGCGTACGGCGGCGCGTACATCGTGATGGGCTCCAAACAGCTCGGGGCCGACGTGAACCTGGCGTGGCCGACCGCGCAGATCGCCGTGATGGGCGCCGGTGGGGCGGTCAACATCCTGCAGCGCGGCGCGCTGAGAGCGGTCGCGGACGCCGGCGGGGACGTCGAGGCCGAGCGGGCGCGGCTCGTCGCGGAGTACGAGGACGCCCTGGTCAACCCCTACGAGGCCGCCGACCGCGGCTTCGTCGACGCCGTGATCGCACCGTCGGCCACGCGCGTCCAGGTCGTGCGGGCCCTGCGCGCCCTGCGCACCAAGCGCGCGAGCCTGCCGGCCAAGAAGCACGGGAACATCCCGCTGTGA
- a CDS encoding acyl-CoA carboxylase subunit epsilon — translation MTPDVRVVRGEPDDIELAALVAGLSAGNGHRDDTAMTEAGRARTEATARRRWRDAAVGLADPLTPGPDAWRWSTQARSARV, via the coding sequence GTGACGCCCGACGTGCGGGTCGTCCGGGGGGAGCCCGACGACATCGAGCTCGCCGCCCTCGTCGCGGGGCTCTCGGCCGGCAACGGCCACCGGGACGACACCGCGATGACGGAGGCCGGACGGGCGCGCACGGAGGCCACTGCCCGCCGTCGGTGGCGCGACGCCGCCGTCGGCCTCGCGGACCCCCTCACGCCCGGACCCGACGCGTGGCGCTGGAGCACACAGGCCAGGAGCGCACGGGTCTGA
- a CDS encoding DUF885 domain-containing protein, with protein sequence MTIAALPHRVPTAIDAIADAYVLTSARLNPVAATSMGIAGYDHLMTDYSPAGWQAQAQAARAVLAELEATTPADGIDRVTLAAMRERIGLEIELYEADELIGMLNNIASPVQELRDIFDIMPTSTPEHWANIAARLNALPGAAAGVVASLRLAASRGRVAAARQVRECIEQSDGLAGAASFFTTFVRGAAVDAALDDSAACQAIRRDLEEGAAAGRSAYTDLTAFLREELLPQAPEADAFGHERYELWSRYFLGATVDLGETYAWGLAELDRVIAEQEAVAAEIAGPGATVAQAIAVLDTDGSRALDGTDALRAWMQATADAAVAALNGMHFDIPEPVLRLECRIAPTQNGGIYYTGPSDDFSRPGRMWWSVPPGVTQFTTWREKTTVYHEGVPGHHLQIGQAVYERATLNSWRRLACWVSGHGEGWALYAERLMADLGFLDDPGDRLGMLDGQRMRAARVVLDIGVHLGLPCPERWGGGTWDHDKAWEFLRANVNMPEAFLRFELNRYLGWGGQAPAYKIGQRLWETARDEAAAAATARGEVHDLKSFHARALALGSVGLDVLREALA encoded by the coding sequence ATGACCATCGCCGCTCTGCCCCACCGCGTACCCACAGCCATCGATGCGATCGCGGACGCCTACGTCCTGACCAGCGCGCGGCTCAACCCGGTCGCGGCGACGTCGATGGGGATCGCCGGGTACGACCACCTGATGACCGACTACTCGCCCGCCGGGTGGCAGGCCCAGGCGCAGGCCGCCCGAGCGGTGCTGGCAGAGCTCGAGGCCACGACCCCGGCCGACGGCATCGACCGGGTCACGCTCGCCGCGATGCGGGAGCGGATCGGCCTGGAGATCGAGCTGTACGAGGCCGACGAGCTGATCGGCATGCTCAACAACATCGCGTCCCCCGTCCAGGAGCTGCGCGACATCTTCGACATCATGCCGACGTCGACGCCCGAGCACTGGGCGAACATCGCGGCCCGGCTGAACGCCCTGCCCGGGGCGGCGGCCGGCGTCGTCGCCTCGCTCCGGCTCGCGGCGTCCCGCGGTCGGGTCGCCGCGGCCCGGCAGGTGCGTGAGTGCATCGAGCAGTCCGACGGGCTCGCCGGCGCGGCGTCCTTCTTCACGACCTTCGTCCGCGGCGCAGCCGTCGATGCGGCCCTCGACGACTCCGCCGCGTGCCAGGCGATCCGCCGGGACCTCGAGGAGGGAGCCGCGGCCGGCCGATCGGCCTACACCGACCTCACCGCATTCCTGCGCGAGGAGCTCCTGCCGCAGGCGCCCGAGGCCGACGCCTTCGGGCACGAGCGCTACGAGCTGTGGTCGCGGTACTTCCTCGGCGCGACGGTCGACCTCGGGGAGACCTACGCCTGGGGTCTGGCCGAGCTGGACCGGGTGATCGCCGAGCAGGAGGCCGTCGCAGCCGAGATCGCCGGCCCGGGTGCGACGGTCGCGCAGGCCATCGCCGTGCTCGACACCGACGGCAGCCGCGCCCTGGACGGCACCGACGCGCTGCGTGCCTGGATGCAGGCCACGGCCGACGCCGCCGTCGCGGCCCTCAACGGCATGCACTTCGACATCCCGGAGCCGGTGCTGCGCCTCGAGTGCCGGATCGCACCGACCCAGAACGGCGGGATCTACTACACCGGGCCGTCCGACGACTTCTCGCGGCCGGGCCGCATGTGGTGGTCCGTCCCGCCGGGTGTCACCCAGTTCACGACCTGGCGCGAGAAGACGACCGTCTACCACGAGGGCGTCCCCGGCCACCACCTGCAGATCGGCCAGGCCGTGTACGAGCGCGCGACCCTGAACAGCTGGCGCCGGCTCGCCTGCTGGGTCAGCGGTCACGGCGAGGGCTGGGCCCTGTACGCCGAGCGCCTGATGGCCGATCTCGGCTTCCTGGACGACCCGGGCGACCGGCTCGGCATGCTCGACGGCCAGCGCATGCGCGCCGCCCGCGTCGTGCTGGACATCGGCGTGCACCTCGGCCTGCCGTGCCCCGAGCGCTGGGGTGGCGGGACCTGGGACCACGACAAGGCGTGGGAGTTCCTCAGGGCCAACGTGAACATGCCGGAGGCCTTCCTCCGGTTCGAGCTCAACCGCTACCTCGGCTGGGGCGGCCAGGCGCCCGCGTACAAGATCGGCCAGCGGCTCTGGGAGACCGCACGCGACGAGGCGGCCGCGGCAGCCACCGCCCGCGGTGAGGTG